From Flavobacterium arcticum, the proteins below share one genomic window:
- the ettA gene encoding energy-dependent translational throttle protein EttA yields the protein MSDDKKVIFSMSRVSKAYQGSNKQVLKDIYLSFFYGAKIGILGLNGSGKSTLLKIIAGVEKSFQGDVVFSPGYTVGYLEQEPQLDESKTVIEIVKEGVAETVALLDEFNKINDSFGLPEVYEDADKMQKLMDRQAELQDKIDASNAWELDTKLEIAMDALRTPEPDTPINVLSGGEKRRVALCRLLLQQPDVLLLDEPTNHLDAESVLWLEQHLQQYKGTVIAVTHDRYFLDNVAGWILELDRGEGIPWKGNYSSWLDQKSSRMKQEEKTASKRRKTLERELDWVRQGAKGRQTKQKARLQNYDKLLNEDQKELDEKLEIYIPNGPRLGTNVIDAKGVAKAFGDKLLYENLNFTLPQAGIVGIIGPNGAGKTTIFRMIMGEETPDKGEFTVGETVKIAYVDQSHTNIDPEKTIWENFCDGQELIMMGGRQVNSRAYLSRFNFSGSEQNKKVAALSGGERNRLHLAITLKEEGNVLLLDEPTNDLDVNTLRALEEGLDNFAGCAVVISHDRWFLDRVCTHILAFEGDSEVYFFEGSFSEYEENRKKRLGGDLTPKRIKYKKLIR from the coding sequence ATGTCAGACGATAAGAAAGTAATATTTTCAATGTCCCGCGTTAGCAAAGCCTATCAAGGGAGTAATAAGCAAGTTTTAAAAGACATCTATCTAAGTTTCTTTTACGGAGCCAAAATAGGTATTTTGGGTCTAAATGGTTCGGGTAAATCGACTTTGCTAAAAATTATAGCAGGAGTAGAAAAAAGCTTTCAGGGCGATGTAGTTTTCTCTCCAGGTTATACTGTAGGTTACTTAGAGCAAGAACCACAGCTTGATGAAAGTAAAACAGTTATAGAAATAGTTAAAGAAGGTGTAGCTGAGACAGTTGCTCTACTTGATGAATTCAATAAAATAAATGACAGTTTTGGGCTTCCTGAGGTATATGAAGATGCCGACAAGATGCAAAAGCTAATGGACAGGCAAGCAGAGCTTCAAGATAAAATAGATGCTTCTAACGCTTGGGAACTAGATACCAAGCTAGAAATAGCAATGGATGCTTTACGTACTCCTGAGCCTGATACGCCTATTAATGTATTATCTGGTGGAGAGAAAAGGCGTGTGGCACTTTGTCGCTTGCTTTTACAACAACCAGATGTATTACTACTAGATGAGCCTACCAATCACCTTGATGCAGAGAGTGTGCTGTGGTTAGAGCAGCATTTACAACAATATAAAGGAACAGTAATAGCTGTAACGCACGACCGTTACTTTTTAGATAATGTTGCTGGATGGATTTTAGAGTTAGATAGAGGAGAGGGCATACCTTGGAAAGGAAATTACTCTTCTTGGCTTGATCAAAAATCTAGTCGTATGAAGCAAGAAGAAAAAACAGCTTCTAAACGTCGTAAAACACTTGAACGAGAGCTAGATTGGGTAAGACAAGGTGCTAAAGGACGACAAACTAAGCAAAAAGCACGTTTGCAAAACTATGATAAGCTCTTGAACGAAGACCAGAAAGAGCTTGACGAAAAACTAGAAATATACATCCCTAATGGTCCAAGGCTAGGTACTAATGTTATAGATGCAAAAGGAGTAGCTAAAGCATTTGGAGATAAATTACTCTATGAAAATCTTAACTTTACTTTACCACAAGCAGGTATAGTAGGTATTATTGGTCCTAATGGTGCTGGTAAAACTACTATATTTAGAATGATAATGGGCGAAGAAACTCCTGATAAAGGAGAGTTTACAGTAGGAGAGACTGTAAAAATTGCTTATGTAGATCAATCTCATACTAATATTGATCCTGAAAAAACTATCTGGGAAAACTTTTGTGATGGGCAGGAACTTATTATGATGGGAGGAAGGCAAGTAAACTCTCGTGCTTACTTAAGTCGTTTTAATTTTAGCGGTAGCGAACAAAATAAAAAAGTAGCAGCACTTTCTGGTGGAGAACGAAACAGGCTACACCTAGCTATAACACTTAAAGAAGAAGGTAACGTTTTACTATTAGATGAGCCTACCAATGATCTTGATGTTAATACATTACGAGCTCTTGAAGAAGGTTTAGATAACTTTGCAGGATGTGCAGTAGTAATATCTCACGACAGATGGTTTTTAGATAGAGTATGTACACATATACTTGCTTTTGAAGGAGACTCTGAAGTATATTTCTTTGAAGGTAGTTTCTCTGAATATGAAGAAAACAGGAAGAAACGACTTGGAGGTGATCTTACTCCAAAACGTATTAAATATAAAAAACTAATAAGATAA
- a CDS encoding CAL67264 family membrane protein: MGMNKNTIFGWASFILFLIGAALILLGVLKYKDYAIGFSVVGIGFFAISWAFNALKGRI; encoded by the coding sequence ATGGGAATGAACAAAAACACCATCTTTGGGTGGGCATCCTTTATACTCTTTCTTATTGGGGCTGCACTTATACTGCTTGGTGTACTTAAATATAAAGATTACGCTATAGGGTTCTCTGTAGTAGGCATAGGTTTTTTTGCCATATCTTGGGCATTTAATGCACTAAAAGGCAGAATATAA
- the holA gene encoding DNA polymerase III subunit delta translates to MDEALKIVNEIKAGIIKPIYFFMGEEAYYIDKLTEYIEDAILTEDEKGFNQSVLYGKDVSIEDVVASARRYPMMAERQVVIVKEAQELSRTIDKLEKYAENPQPTTVLVFAYKYKTLDKRKKITKLLNKAGVVFESKKLYENQVGDWLKRVLSGKGYTIEPKAAAMLVEFLGNDLSRINNELDKLTIILPKGSTITPKVIEDNIGISKDYNVFELRKAIGERDQLKAYKIADYFSQNPKDNPLVMTTGLVFGFFSQLLQYHGLKDKTPANAAKILRVNPYFMKDYDVALRNYPMRKVSSIVATLRDIDVKSKGVGANATPQSDLLKEMLVKIFN, encoded by the coding sequence GTGGACGAAGCTTTAAAAATAGTTAACGAAATAAAAGCAGGTATAATAAAACCCATTTATTTTTTCATGGGCGAAGAGGCTTACTATATTGATAAGTTAACCGAATATATTGAAGATGCAATACTTACCGAAGATGAAAAAGGCTTTAACCAATCGGTACTTTATGGTAAAGATGTAAGCATAGAAGATGTAGTTGCAAGTGCAAGGCGTTACCCGATGATGGCAGAAAGACAGGTAGTTATTGTAAAAGAAGCACAAGAGTTATCGCGAACTATAGATAAGCTTGAAAAATATGCCGAAAACCCTCAGCCTACTACAGTGCTTGTTTTTGCTTATAAATATAAGACCCTTGATAAACGTAAAAAAATAACCAAATTGCTTAATAAAGCTGGTGTAGTTTTTGAAAGTAAAAAGCTTTACGAAAATCAGGTAGGCGACTGGTTAAAGCGTGTGCTTTCGGGCAAAGGGTATACTATAGAACCTAAAGCAGCAGCCATGCTGGTAGAATTTTTGGGTAATGATCTCAGTCGTATTAATAACGAACTAGATAAATTAACCATAATATTGCCCAAAGGAAGCACCATAACACCAAAGGTTATCGAAGATAATATAGGTATTAGCAAAGATTATAATGTATTTGAGTTGCGAAAAGCAATAGGAGAGCGCGATCAGCTAAAAGCTTATAAAATAGCCGATTACTTCTCGCAAAACCCTAAAGATAACCCACTGGTAATGACTACAGGACTTGTATTTGGTTTTTTCTCTCAATTACTTCAATATCATGGATTAAAAGATAAAACACCGGCTAACGCAGCTAAAATATTACGCGTGAATCCTTATTTTATGAAAGATTATGATGTTGCTCTTAGAAACTATCCTATGAGAAAAGTAAGTAGTATAGTAGCCACATTGAGAGATATAGACGTAAAAAGCAAAGGAGTAGGGGCAAATGCCACACCGCAAAGCGATTTATTGAAGGAGATGCTGGTAAAGATTTTTAATTAG
- a CDS encoding type I restriction enzyme HsdR N-terminal domain-containing protein yields MQKLNFPDYTFRFKNSENKVAIFDEIRKKFIVLTPEEWVRQHVVRLLLENRQYPKSYVNVEKVIKINGLTKRYDVVVFQPNGEIFLLIECKAPNVAISQNTFDQIARYNMVAKAQYMMVTNGLNHYFCQMDYEQEKYIFLRDLPDFKAQ; encoded by the coding sequence ATGCAAAAATTGAATTTTCCAGATTATACATTTCGATTCAAAAATAGTGAAAATAAGGTAGCTATTTTTGATGAAATTCGTAAAAAATTTATTGTACTCACTCCTGAAGAATGGGTGCGACAACATGTAGTACGCTTATTATTAGAAAATAGACAGTACCCAAAATCGTATGTAAATGTTGAAAAAGTAATTAAAATAAATGGTTTAACTAAACGATATGATGTAGTTGTATTTCAGCCAAATGGGGAAATATTTTTACTTATAGAATGTAAAGCTCCAAATGTAGCAATATCGCAAAATACTTTCGATCAAATTGCACGTTATAATATGGTGGCAAAAGCACAATATATGATGGTAACGAATGGGTTAAATCATTACTTTTGCCAAATGGATTATGAGCAGGAAAAATATATTTTTTTGCGTGACCTTCCTGATTTTAAAGCGCAGTAA
- a CDS encoding glycosyltransferase family 2 protein: MKSIAIVILNWNGKKLLEEFLPFVVNYSPEATIYVADNASGDDSVNFLQEYYPDVTIISNKKNYGYAGGYNKALKEVEEDIYVLLNSDVEVTEGWLSPIISLFEKDTQTAIIQPKILDYYRRDHFEYAGAAGGFIDKYGFPYCRGRIFNTIERDNGQYGNTEIFWASGACFFIRKEVFWKLGGFDDDFFAHQEEIDLCWRAFNSNYKVRFCADSVIYHVGGATLKNSSSHKTFLNFRNSLWMLLKNLPTNQLFPVLFIRLTLDGIAGWRFLAKGKFSHFFAIMKSHFYFYLKLFYFLNKRQSNQYKKYYKNRSIVARYFALNGKIFGK; the protein is encoded by the coding sequence ATGAAGAGTATAGCAATAGTAATACTAAACTGGAATGGCAAAAAGTTGCTAGAAGAATTTTTACCTTTTGTGGTTAACTATTCTCCTGAAGCTACTATATATGTTGCTGATAATGCTTCGGGTGACGATTCTGTTAATTTTTTACAAGAATATTATCCTGATGTTACTATTATAAGTAATAAAAAGAACTATGGCTATGCAGGAGGCTATAATAAGGCTTTAAAAGAAGTTGAAGAGGATATTTATGTATTACTAAATTCGGATGTTGAAGTTACTGAAGGCTGGCTTTCTCCTATTATATCACTTTTTGAAAAAGATACTCAAACAGCCATTATACAGCCTAAAATATTAGATTATTACAGGCGAGACCATTTTGAGTATGCCGGTGCAGCAGGTGGATTTATTGATAAATATGGATTTCCGTATTGTAGAGGACGTATTTTTAATACCATAGAAAGAGATAACGGACAATATGGTAATACTGAAATATTTTGGGCATCAGGAGCGTGTTTCTTTATTAGAAAAGAAGTTTTCTGGAAACTTGGCGGGTTTGATGACGATTTTTTTGCTCATCAAGAAGAAATAGACCTTTGTTGGAGGGCTTTTAACTCTAATTATAAAGTAAGGTTTTGTGCCGACTCGGTAATATATCATGTAGGTGGCGCAACACTCAAAAATAGTAGCTCACATAAAACGTTTCTCAACTTCAGAAACTCACTATGGATGCTGCTAAAAAACTTACCTACAAATCAACTCTTTCCTGTACTGTTCATAAGGCTTACTCTGGACGGCATTGCTGGATGGCGATTTCTTGCAAAAGGAAAGTTTTCTCATTTTTTCGCCATAATGAAATCACATTTTTATTTTTATTTAAAACTATTTTATTTCTTAAATAAAAGACAGTCAAATCAGTATAAAAAATACTATAAAAACCGCAGTATTGTGGCGCGTTATTTTGCTTTAAATGGCAAGATATTTGGTAAATAA
- a CDS encoding OmpA family protein, with product MKKIIITLSLAALTLTSCGTKKKIAELESKNKEIQDMLNSTTLKLNTCLAEKQGMATRIEDLKNSNQDLIKTRDNFATLSTKGAENIEKSLESLKEKDLKISRLQDAITRKDSVTLALVTSIKRAVGVDDPDIEVNVEKGVVYISIADKLLFKSGRYEVTDKAKQILGKVAAIVKDKPNFECMVEGHTDNVPVVNNSVLVDNWDLSVKRATSIVRVLQNDYGIDPKRLVAAGRGEYIPLEENTTAEGRARNRRTRILVLPKIDQFYDMIEKEMKNQSK from the coding sequence ATGAAAAAAATCATCATCACACTGTCATTGGCAGCTCTAACTCTTACTTCTTGTGGAACCAAGAAGAAAATTGCAGAACTTGAAAGCAAAAATAAAGAGATTCAGGATATGCTGAATAGCACAACGCTAAAGCTTAATACTTGTTTAGCTGAAAAACAAGGTATGGCTACACGCATAGAGGATCTTAAGAACTCTAATCAAGACCTTATTAAAACAAGAGATAATTTTGCTACACTTTCTACAAAAGGTGCTGAAAACATCGAAAAATCGCTTGAAAGCTTAAAAGAAAAAGATCTTAAAATTTCTAGATTACAAGATGCCATTACTCGTAAAGACTCGGTTACTCTTGCTTTGGTAACAAGTATTAAAAGAGCTGTAGGAGTAGATGACCCTGATATTGAGGTTAATGTTGAAAAAGGAGTAGTATACATCTCTATTGCAGATAAACTACTGTTTAAAAGCGGACGATATGAGGTTACCGATAAGGCTAAACAAATATTAGGTAAAGTTGCTGCTATTGTAAAAGACAAACCTAACTTTGAGTGTATGGTAGAAGGACATACTGATAATGTTCCTGTTGTTAATAATTCTGTACTTGTAGACAACTGGGATTTGAGTGTTAAGCGAGCTACTTCTATAGTAAGGGTTTTACAAAACGATTATGGTATTGACCCTAAACGTCTTGTTGCTGCAGGACGTGGTGAATATATACCACTTGAAGAAAACACTACTGCTGAAGGAAGGGCAAGAAACAGAAGAACAAGAATACTTGTATTGCCTAAAATTGATCAGTTTTATGATATGATAGAAAAAGAAATGAAAAATCAGAGTAAATAA
- a CDS encoding PAS domain-containing protein, with product MDRLLGYFSESDNLEENKDHVSIIKEEYFTRLIEYTPAIIYTCDTKGRITYYNKAAAAFWGGKPELGKDFYHTGWTTFTIEGTPLPIEKTPIAMALTHQKSFCDEIILETESGKRFYVECNPKPIFNTSGKMIGLLNFCIDFSKHYTRKNNL from the coding sequence ATGGATAGACTACTAGGATATTTTAGCGAATCGGATAATCTCGAAGAAAATAAAGATCATGTATCAATAATAAAGGAAGAATATTTCACAAGGCTTATCGAATATACACCAGCTATAATATATACTTGTGACACTAAAGGTAGAATTACCTATTATAATAAAGCTGCTGCTGCTTTTTGGGGAGGAAAACCTGAGTTAGGAAAAGATTTCTATCATACAGGGTGGACTACCTTTACTATAGAGGGTACACCACTCCCTATAGAAAAAACACCTATAGCCATGGCTTTAACGCATCAAAAGTCTTTTTGTGATGAAATAATTTTAGAAACCGAGAGTGGAAAACGGTTTTATGTAGAATGTAACCCTAAGCCTATTTTTAATACTTCTGGCAAAATGATTGGTTTACTAAATTTTTGTATTGATTTTTCAAAGCATTATACTCGAAAAAATAATTTATAA
- a CDS encoding DNA-deoxyinosine glycosylase — MKKAFLPIIYPDSSIIILGTMPGEKSLELQQYYGNRGNQFWKLLYTIFNQPFTTDYEKRKGLLKNYGIALWDVLQYCEREGSLDSKIKNEQPNDFNTFYKEFPNIKNVLFSSKNAAKYYNKYMTYEGGVSYDVLPSPSGANASMSFLQKLDIWEKKIIPLVGSNNDP; from the coding sequence ATGAAAAAAGCTTTTCTGCCAATTATTTATCCTGATTCCTCTATAATTATTTTGGGCACTATGCCTGGCGAAAAATCATTAGAGTTACAGCAATATTATGGTAATAGAGGTAATCAGTTTTGGAAATTATTATATACTATATTCAATCAGCCTTTTACTACAGATTATGAGAAAAGGAAAGGTTTATTAAAAAACTACGGTATTGCTTTATGGGATGTATTACAGTATTGTGAGCGCGAAGGTAGTTTGGATAGTAAAATAAAAAATGAACAGCCTAATGATTTTAATACTTTTTATAAAGAGTTTCCAAATATTAAAAATGTTCTTTTTTCTAGTAAAAATGCTGCTAAATATTATAATAAATACATGACATATGAGGGTGGAGTATCTTATGATGTTTTACCTTCGCCTAGCGGTGCAAATGCATCTATGTCTTTTTTACAAAAGCTAGATATATGGGAGAAAAAAATTATACCACTTGTTGGGAGTAACAACGATCCATAA
- the sucD gene encoding succinate--CoA ligase subunit alpha — protein MSVLVNKDSKIIVQGFTGSEGTFHATQMIEYGTNVVGGVTPGKGGTTHLDRPVFNTVREAVEKAGADTTIIFVPPAFAADAIMEAAEAGIKVIITITEGIPVADMIKAYDYIQDKDCRLIGPNCPGVITPEEAKVGIMPGFVFKKGTVGIVSKSGTLTYEAADQVVKQGLGITTAIGIGGDPIIGTTTKEAVELLMNDPETKCIVMIGEIGGQLEADAAKWIKADGNRKPVVGFIAGETAPKGRTMGHAGAIVGGADDTAEAKKRIMRENGIHVVDSPAEIGKKVKEVLG, from the coding sequence ATGAGTGTTTTAGTTAATAAAGATTCCAAAATAATTGTTCAGGGATTTACAGGAAGCGAAGGTACTTTTCACGCTACCCAAATGATTGAATATGGCACCAATGTAGTAGGTGGTGTAACACCTGGAAAAGGTGGTACAACTCACTTAGATCGTCCAGTTTTTAATACTGTTAGAGAAGCAGTAGAAAAAGCGGGTGCTGATACAACCATTATATTCGTTCCGCCTGCATTTGCTGCTGATGCAATTATGGAAGCAGCTGAAGCTGGCATTAAAGTAATTATTACAATTACTGAAGGTATTCCAGTTGCCGACATGATTAAAGCTTATGATTATATTCAAGATAAAGATTGCCGACTTATAGGTCCTAACTGTCCCGGTGTAATTACACCAGAAGAAGCTAAAGTAGGTATTATGCCAGGTTTTGTATTTAAAAAAGGTACAGTAGGTATTGTATCTAAATCAGGTACTCTTACATATGAAGCAGCTGACCAAGTTGTAAAACAAGGTTTAGGTATTACAACAGCTATAGGTATTGGTGGTGACCCAATTATTGGTACTACTACTAAAGAAGCTGTAGAACTATTAATGAATGACCCTGAAACTAAGTGTATTGTAATGATAGGGGAGATAGGCGGACAGCTTGAAGCTGATGCTGCTAAATGGATAAAAGCTGATGGTAATAGAAAACCTGTTGTAGGATTTATTGCAGGTGAAACAGCTCCTAAAGGACGTACAATGGGGCACGCAGGTGCTATTGTAGGTGGTGCTGATGATACTGCTGAAGCAAAGAAACGTATTATGAGAGAAAACGGTATACACGTTGTAGACTCTCCAGCAGAGATAGGTAAAAAAGTAAAAGAAGTATTGGGATAA
- a CDS encoding nuclear transport factor 2 family protein: MDAKELVTAYYKSDASGNPEVADRFVHKDIVMEWRSSKGFLQLNKIELLELITGLKKAYSSYRLQINHIISDGNKASVRYTHYVNAFENPEDEVILGHFVAIWEVKDNKLYRGYLMSQLD; the protein is encoded by the coding sequence ATGGATGCAAAAGAATTAGTAACAGCATACTATAAATCTGATGCTTCTGGTAACCCTGAAGTTGCGGATCGTTTTGTACACAAAGATATTGTTATGGAATGGCGAAGTTCTAAGGGTTTTTTACAATTAAATAAAATTGAACTTTTAGAGCTTATTACAGGACTTAAAAAAGCTTATTCTTCATACAGGCTTCAAATTAATCATATTATTTCTGATGGAAATAAAGCTTCTGTTCGTTATACTCATTATGTAAATGCTTTCGAAAACCCTGAAGATGAGGTTATACTAGGGCATTTTGTAGCTATTTGGGAAGTAAAAGATAACAAGCTTTATAGAGGTTATCTTATGAGTCAGTTAGACTAA
- a CDS encoding UDP-3-O-(3-hydroxymyristoyl)glucosamine N-acyltransferase, whose amino-acid sequence MKFPKAYALKDIAKIINSEYVGNDDFPVYGMNEIHVVESGDIVFVDHPKYYDKALQSAATIVLINKKVDCPEGKALLISDDPFRDFNTLTRHFKPFLASSTSIASSAKIGEGTVIQPNTFVGNNVTIGKNCLIHSNVSVYDNTVIGDNVIIHAGTVLGADAFYYKKRPEGFDQLLSGGRVVIHNNVGIGALCTIDKGVTGDTTIGEGTKVDNQVHIGHDTVIGKKCLIAAQTGIAGCVIIEDEVTIWGQVGLASGITIGSKAVLLAQSGIGKSLEGDKAYFGSPAEESREKMKQLFNVKRIPEILEKLKE is encoded by the coding sequence ATGAAGTTCCCAAAGGCATATGCTTTAAAGGATATCGCTAAGATTATTAATAGCGAATATGTTGGTAATGATGATTTTCCTGTTTATGGCATGAACGAAATTCATGTTGTAGAGTCAGGTGATATTGTTTTTGTAGATCATCCAAAATACTATGATAAAGCACTTCAATCTGCTGCGACAATTGTACTTATTAATAAAAAAGTAGATTGTCCAGAGGGTAAAGCATTACTTATATCTGATGATCCGTTTAGAGACTTTAATACATTAACAAGACACTTTAAACCGTTTTTAGCTTCTAGCACTTCTATTGCGTCTTCTGCCAAAATAGGAGAGGGAACTGTAATACAGCCCAATACTTTTGTTGGTAATAATGTTACAATAGGCAAAAATTGTCTTATACACTCTAATGTGTCTGTATATGATAATACTGTAATTGGCGATAATGTAATAATACATGCAGGTACAGTATTAGGAGCCGATGCTTTTTATTATAAAAAACGTCCCGAAGGTTTCGATCAGTTATTGTCAGGAGGTAGGGTAGTAATACATAATAATGTAGGGATAGGAGCTTTGTGTACTATAGACAAAGGTGTTACAGGCGATACAACCATTGGAGAAGGTACTAAAGTAGACAATCAGGTACATATAGGTCATGATACTGTTATAGGTAAAAAATGTTTAATTGCTGCTCAAACAGGTATTGCAGGATGTGTTATTATAGAAGATGAAGTTACTATATGGGGACAAGTAGGCTTAGCAAGCGGTATTACCATTGGTAGTAAAGCTGTACTTTTAGCACAGTCAGGCATTGGTAAATCACTTGAAGGCGATAAAGCATATTTTGGTTCTCCTGCCGAAGAATCAAGAGAAAAAATGAAACAACTGTTTAACGTGAAGCGTATTCCTGAAATTTTGGAAAAACTAAAAGAGTAA
- the efp gene encoding elongation factor P has translation MASTSDIRNGLCIKYNHDIYKIIEFLHVKPGKGPAFVRTKLKSLTNGKVLDNTFSAGHKIEDVRVETHKYQFLYPEGDQYHFMHTENYEQISLLREILDAPDLLKEGEVVMVIVNTETDLPLSVDMPASVVLEVTYAEPGVKGNTATNATKPAKVETGASVNVPLFINEGDKIKIDTTTGAYQERVKE, from the coding sequence ATGGCAAGTACATCAGATATTAGAAATGGTTTATGCATTAAGTATAACCATGACATTTATAAAATCATTGAATTTCTTCATGTTAAGCCAGGGAAAGGACCTGCATTTGTAAGAACAAAACTTAAAAGCCTTACTAACGGAAAAGTATTAGATAATACTTTTTCTGCTGGACATAAAATTGAAGATGTAAGAGTAGAAACTCATAAATACCAGTTTTTATATCCTGAAGGTGACCAGTATCACTTTATGCATACTGAAAATTATGAGCAAATATCACTACTTAGAGAAATTCTTGACGCACCAGACTTGCTTAAAGAAGGAGAAGTAGTAATGGTAATAGTTAATACCGAAACAGACTTACCACTTTCTGTAGATATGCCAGCCTCTGTAGTCCTTGAAGTTACTTATGCAGAACCAGGAGTGAAAGGAAATACAGCAACTAATGCTACTAAGCCTGCAAAAGTAGAAACAGGAGCATCTGTAAATGTGCCTTTATTTATTAATGAAGGAGATAAAATTAAAATAGATACTACTACAGGAGCTTATCAAGAGCGAGTAAAAGAGTAG
- the lpxA gene encoding acyl-ACP--UDP-N-acetylglucosamine O-acyltransferase gives MNQPLAYVHPGAKIAKNVVIEPFTTIHNNVEIGEGTWIGSNVTIMEGARIGKNCNIFPGAVISAVPQDLKFGGEDSLAIIGDNSTIRECVTINRGTVASGVTKLGKNCLVMATAHIAHDCHIGDNAIIVNGVALAGHVTVGSFAIIGGLAAIHQFISIGDHAMISGGSLVRKDVPPYTKAAKEPLSYVGINSIGLRRRGFSPDKIREIQDIYRILYQKNYNTTQALSIIEAEMEATPERDEIILFIRNSSRGVMKGYTGIY, from the coding sequence ATGAATCAACCATTAGCATATGTACACCCGGGCGCAAAAATCGCTAAAAATGTAGTAATAGAGCCTTTTACCACAATACATAATAATGTGGAAATAGGAGAGGGAACTTGGATAGGTTCTAACGTTACTATAATGGAAGGAGCCCGAATAGGTAAAAATTGTAATATATTTCCAGGTGCAGTAATCTCTGCCGTACCTCAGGATTTAAAATTTGGAGGTGAAGATTCACTTGCAATAATAGGAGATAACTCTACTATAAGAGAATGTGTTACAATAAATAGAGGCACTGTAGCATCTGGCGTTACCAAGCTAGGTAAAAATTGTTTGGTTATGGCTACTGCACACATAGCTCATGATTGTCATATTGGCGACAATGCAATTATTGTAAACGGTGTAGCTCTTGCGGGTCATGTTACTGTAGGTAGTTTTGCTATTATAGGGGGGCTTGCAGCAATACATCAGTTTATAAGTATTGGCGATCATGCCATGATATCAGGTGGCTCATTAGTACGAAAAGATGTTCCACCATATACTAAAGCAGCAAAAGAGCCATTATCTTATGTAGGTATTAATTCTATTGGACTGAGAAGAAGAGGTTTTTCTCCTGATAAAATAAGAGAGATACAAGATATTTACAGAATATTATATCAAAAAAACTATAATACTACACAAGCATTAAGTATTATTGAAGCTGAAATGGAGGCTACACCTGAGCGAGATGAGATAATATTATTTATTCGTAACTCTTCACGTGGAGTAATGAAAGGTTATACAGGAATTTATTAA